A genomic region of Gossypium hirsutum isolate 1008001.06 chromosome D01, Gossypium_hirsutum_v2.1, whole genome shotgun sequence contains the following coding sequences:
- the LOC107928226 gene encoding probable DNA double-strand break repair Rad50 ATPase — protein sequence MMQIEQQQQQPQQQQNQLMVQNSGSLSFSSHLSKEDEEISKSALSTFRAKEEEIERKKMEVREKVQLQLGRVEEETKRLAVIREELEALADPMRKEVAQVRKKIDAVNKELKPLGNTCQKKEREYKEALDAFNEKNKEKVQLITKLMELVSESEKLRMKKLEELSKNIDSIH from the exons ATGATGCAGATTGAGCAGCAACAACAGCAGCCCCAGCAACAACAAAACCAGTTAATGGTTCAAAACTCTGGGAGTTTAAGCTTTAGCAGTCACTTGTCTAAAGAAGATGAAGAGATCTCTAAATCAGCTCTTTCTACTTTTAGAGCTAAAGAAGAAGAgattgaaaggaagaagatggaAGTTAGAGAAAAAGTTCAGCTTCAGTTAGGTCGTGTTGAAGAAGAAACTAAACGTCTGGCTGTGATTCGTGAG GAGCTTGAAGCACTTGCAGATCCTATGAGGAAGGAAGTTGCTCAGGTGAGGAAGAAGATTGATGCAGTTAACAAAGAATTGAAGCCGTTAGGGAACACTTGCCAGAAAAAG GAAAGGGAGTACAAGGAAGCCCTTGATGCATTCAATGAAAAGAACAAGGAAAAAGTACAACTAATCACAAAGTTAATGGAG CTGGTGAGTGAAAGCGAAAAGTTAAGGATGAAGAAGCTGGAGGAGCTGAGTAAGAACATAGATTCCATACACTGA